In Papaver somniferum cultivar HN1 unplaced genomic scaffold, ASM357369v1 unplaced-scaffold_80, whole genome shotgun sequence, the following proteins share a genomic window:
- the LOC113345027 gene encoding uncharacterized protein LOC113345027 produces the protein MDPNTSSSSFEISYLMNSCGLSEKEALTVCKTLKFESSTKPDAVLAVFKDYGFTKSDISRIICKHPHVILIDIDKNIKPKFDYLISKDISRPQVIKLFSYHPKLLNRSLENHVIPFYDFVKNIVGTDKDVLTVFERARNSAEAEKMMPNIQALRDEGVPQSNIVKFLIQQPRALLISNEKFKDAVQEIKSMGFDDPYQYAFLTGIQALTAMKKSVWETKVNAYKKWGLSEEQIQSAFKAHPICMTISVKKIMAAMDYFVNQAGYSPSAVVKTPATLFFSLEERIIPRVSVYRSLVSKGLIYKNKTSLFSILSMYEKPFLEKFVIKYQKDAPELMEIYNQALNGCVMEEAMEGSAMKKEDDKCIEEEEIDHVPGVDKVVEDSQKAASNKVEESKKANKPEKILKKSNKKLEQVQDTAAIKCLVEVPGLLQASNRPVTEDLQNKEVTFCPESATKSVAALSQEANVVDKSEVGEANKKASSSDLVEQEKKLEEAEDLKKAKTPKKIFIKSEKFFEEPQGSVAEKEAEEKSKEEEEIVAVPMVEKILEESDASTLKRKFVLGIAEEPKKAKMPKKFLRK, from the exons ATGGATCCCaacacttcatcatcatcatttgaAATATCTTACTTGATGAATTCATGTGGATTATCGGAAAAAGAAGCTCTCACTGTTTGTAAGACACTCAAATTCGAATCCTCAACGAAGCCAGACGCTGTTCTTGCAGTCTTTAAGGATTACGGGTTCACTAAATCAGACATCTCCAGAATCATCTGTAAGCATCCTCACGTCATTTTAATAGATATTGATAAAAAcattaaacccaaatttgattatCTCATTTCTAAAGATATTTCTAGACCTCAAGTTatcaagctattttcttatcaccCAAAGCTTCTAAATCGTAGTTTAGAAAACCATGTTATTCCTTTTTACGATTTCGTCAAGAACATTGTTGGTACTGATAAAGACGTGCTTACCGTCTTCGAACGAGCAAGGAATTCTGCTGAAGCAGAGAAAATGATGCCCAATATACAGGCTTTGAGAGACGAAGGTGTCCCTCAATCAAATATTGTCAAGTTTCTAATACAACAACCTAGGGCCCTTTTGATAAGCAATGAAAAATTTAAAGATGCTGTACAAGAGATTAAGAGTATGGGTTTTGATGACCCTTACCAATATGCATTTCTTACTGGTATTCAGGCATTGACAGCGATGAAGAAATCCGTTTGGGAAACAAAAGTTAATGCATACAAGAAATGGGGTTTGTCAGAAGAACAAATTCAAAGTGCATTTAAAGCACATCCTATCTGTATGACTATATCTGTGAAGAAAATCATGGCTGCAATGGATTACTTTGTTAATCAAGCGGGTTATAGTCCCTCGGCTGTTGTTAAGACTCCAGCAACTTTGTTTTTTAGCTTGGAAGAGAGGATTATACCGAGGGTTTCCGTCTATCGAAGTTTAGTCTCTAAGGGTCTCATTTATAAGAataaaacttccttattttcaatTTTGAGTATGTATGAGAAGCCGTTCTTGGAGAAGTTTGTAATCAAGTATCAGAAAGATGCTCCGGAACTAATGGAG ATTTATAATCAGGCATTAAATGGGTGTGTCATGGAAGAAGCCATGGAAGGTAGTGCTATGAAGAAGGAAGATGATAAGTGTATtgaggaagaagaaattgatcaTGTCCCCGGGGTTGATAAAGTTGTAGAAGATAGTCAGAAAGCTGCTTCAAATAAAGTGGAAGAATCGAAGAAAGCCAATAAGCctgaaaaaattctgaaaaaGTCAAATAAAAAACTAGAACAAGTGCAAGATACTGCTGCAATCAAGTGTCTTGTGGAAGTTCCTGGGTTATTGCAG GCATCTAATAGGCCTGTCACGGAGGACTTGCAAAATAAAGAGGTAACCTTTTGTCCAGAAAGTGCGACAAAGAGTGTAGCAGCTCTATCACAGGAGGCAAATGtagttgacaaaagtgaagttgGCGAAGCTAATAAAAAAGCTTCATCGAGTGATCTTGTGGAACAAGAAAAAAAGTTAGAAGAGGCGGAAGACTTGAAGAAAGCCAAAACGCCTAAGAAAATTTTTATAAAGTCagagaaattttttgaggaacCCCAAGGTAGTGTTGCAGAGAAGGAAGCAGAGGAAAAGtctaaggaggaagaagaaattgttgctgTCCCTATGGTTGAGAAAATATTAGAAGAGAGTGATGCAAGTACGCTCAAGAGGAAATTTGTTTTAGGAATCGCGGAAGAACCTAAGAAAGCAAAAATGCCTAAGAAATTTCTGAGAAAGTAG
- the LOC113345056 gene encoding uncharacterized protein LOC113345056 translates to MRNIQVLREEGVPQSNIVKYLVSQPMALSMSAVKLKDIVQEIKGVGFDPHKFAFLTAIGIFKGMAKSTWEAKLNAYRKWAWSEEEILFAFRMYPTCIAYSTKKISLTMDYLINHMDYSAKFMARYPTFLGFSLEKRIIPRCSVYRILVSKGLIKDQTPKCSLFRIHEDSFLEKFVIKYEKEAVKDLSACFGRLTK, encoded by the exons ATGCGCAACATTCAGGTTTTAAGAGAGGAAGGTGTCCCTCAATCAAATATTGTCAAGTATCTGGTCAGCCAACCGATGGCACTATCAATGAGCGCTGTTAAACTCAAGGACATTGTACAAGAGATTAAGGGTGTGGGTTTTGATCCTCACAAATTTGCATTTCTTACTGCTATTGGGATATTTAAAGGGATGGCTAAATCGACCTGGGAAGCGAAATTGAATGCTTACAGGAAATGGGCTTGGTCAGAAGAAGAAATTTTATTTGCATTTAGGATGTATCCTACCTGTATTGCGTATTCCACGAAGAAGATAAGCCTCACCATGGATTACTTGATAAATCATATGGATTATAGTGCGAAGTTTATGGCCAGATACCCAACATTTTTGGGTTTTAGCTTGGAGAAGAGGATTATACCCAGGTGTTCTGTTTACAGGATTCTAGTCTCTAAGGGTCTAATTAAGGATCAAACTCCCAAATGTTCACTTTTTCGAATACATGAGGATTCTTTCTTGGAGAAGTTTGTGATCAAGTATGAGAAAGAAGCTGTTAAAG ATTTATCGGCGTGTTTTGGAAGACTCACAAAGTGA
- the LOC113345091 gene encoding dof zinc finger protein DOF3.6-like gives MVFTSIPVYLDPPNWQQQIPNNNQQGIDQQQQQHHSQNHSQLIQPPLQLQTAAPVGGTGGVGASSIRPGSMADRARQAKLPQPEQQLKCPRCDSSNTKFCYFNNYSLTQPRHFCKTCRRYWTRGGALRNVPVGGGCRRNKRSKSTSSKSPGNSEQRQSHSSTTSSSIPSNSTNLNTSDNNLFSHHMMSNTPQSQPRPQIPFMSSLHHFTDHYGSAPGLGLNFSGIQTPSTGQHGGAMGTNMDFQMGNSSSGATGNILSSTGGLEQWRLQQMQQFPFLGGLEPPQSGMYPYQGAVENMSQIMRTGRPTGSLASSVKMEENQAAGLNLSRQFMGDTTNVNSNSNSQGNDNQYNWGSGGGGVGGAGNAAWTDLSGFTSSSTTHLV, from the exons ATGGTTTTCACATCTATTCCAGTCTATTTAGATCCACCCAACTGGCAACAACAG ATACCAAATAATAATCAACAAGGAAttgatcagcagcagcagcagcatcataGTCAAAATCATTCGCAACTTATTCAGCCTCCATTACAATTACAAACTGCGGCTCCGGTGGGTGGTACTGGCGGTGTCGGTGCAAGCTCGATTAGGCCTGGCTCAATGGCCGATCGAGCTAGACAAGCTAAACTTCCACaaccagagcaacaactaaaatgcCCACGGTGTGATTCGAGTAATACAAAGTTTTGTTACTTCAATAATTATAGCCTTACTCAACCTCGTCACTTCTGTAAGACATGTCGACGGTATTGGACTAGAGGTGGAGCGTTGAGAAATGTTCCGGTTGGTGGAGGCTGTAGGAGAAATAAGAGAAGCAAAAGTACTAGTTCGAAATCACCGGGAAATAGTGAACAACGTCAAAGCCATAGTTCAACTACAAGTAGTTCCATCCCATCAAATAGTACTAATTTGAATACTAGCGATAACAATCTTTTCAGTCATCATATGATGAGTAATACTCCTCAATCTCAACCGCGGCCCCAAATACCCTTCATGAGCTCTTTACACcattttacggatcattatggtAGTGCACCTGGTTTGGGTTTGAATTTTAGTGGGATTCAGACACCGTCCACGGGCCAACATGGTGGCGCCATGGGTACCAATATGGATTTTCAGATGGGAAATAGTTCAAGTGGTGCCACTGGTAACATTTTATCGAGTACTGGAGGTCTTGAGCAATGGAGACTTCAGCAAATGCAGCAATTTCCTTTTTTAGGTGGTTTGGAACCACCACAGTCGGGCATGTATCCATACCAAGGTGCTGTTGAAAATATGAGTCAAATTATGAGAACTGGTAGACCAACTGGTTCACTTGCTAGTTCAGTGAAAATGGAAGAAAATCAAGCAGCAGGGTTGAATTTATCAAGACAATTTATGGGTGATACAACGAATGTTAATAGCAATAGCAATAGTCAAGGAAATGACAACCAATATAATTggggaagtggtggtggtggtgttggtggcgCTGGAAATGCTGCATGGACAGATCTTTCTGGTTTCACTTCATCTTCCACAACTCATCTCGTGTAG